One window of Bacillus alkalicellulosilyticus genomic DNA carries:
- a CDS encoding PhoH family protein, with translation MKLIQLEAKDQNEIQVLFGPNDIHLKRIEEKLGISITTRGETVSVSGDDETVERVSNVLKTLLLLVRKGVSISERDVVYAIQLAERDMLDEIVDLYEEKLAVNSKGKPIVVKTLGQKHYVSAIQKRDMVFGIGPAGTGKTFLAVVMAVTALKDGRVKKIVLTRPAVEAGESLGFLPGDLKEKVDPYLRPLYDGLHEVLGMEHTTRLMERGTIEVAPLAYMRGRTLDDSFVILDEAQNTTQEQMKMFLTRLGFGSKMVINGDLTQVDLPKGKKSGLRMAIQTLERIKEIDFIYLQQTDVVRHTLVQKILDAYETSEEKEKGKQ, from the coding sequence ATGAAGCTTATTCAATTAGAGGCAAAGGACCAAAATGAAATCCAAGTTTTATTTGGCCCAAATGATATTCATCTAAAAAGAATAGAAGAAAAGTTAGGGATTTCTATTACGACGAGAGGTGAGACCGTATCCGTTTCAGGCGATGATGAAACGGTAGAGAGGGTTTCCAACGTCCTAAAAACACTGTTACTACTCGTGCGTAAAGGGGTCTCCATTTCAGAAAGAGATGTAGTGTATGCTATACAATTAGCTGAACGCGACATGCTTGATGAAATTGTGGACTTATATGAAGAAAAGCTTGCTGTTAATTCAAAAGGAAAACCGATTGTAGTCAAAACACTTGGACAAAAACATTATGTGTCAGCCATTCAAAAACGTGATATGGTTTTTGGAATTGGTCCAGCAGGTACTGGAAAAACATTTCTAGCTGTTGTAATGGCTGTTACAGCTTTAAAAGACGGACGAGTTAAGAAAATTGTCCTCACTAGACCAGCGGTAGAGGCTGGCGAAAGTCTTGGCTTTCTTCCTGGTGATTTAAAAGAAAAAGTAGATCCCTATTTAAGACCTCTTTATGATGGTTTACATGAGGTGTTAGGGATGGAGCATACCACTAGATTAATGGAACGAGGAACGATTGAGGTTGCTCCTCTGGCGTATATGAGGGGACGTACCTTAGATGATTCTTTTGTTATTCTTGATGAAGCCCAAAACACCACGCAAGAACAAATGAAAATGTTTTTGACAAGACTAGGTTTTGGATCTAAAATGGTAATTAATGGGGATTTAACTCAAGTAGACTTACCAAAAGGAAAAAAATCTGGTTTGCGAATGGCGATACAAACACTTGAACGTATAAAAGAAATTGATTTTATTTATCTACAACAAACGGATGTTGTTCGTCACACACTAGTTCAAAAAATATTAGATGCGTATGAAACATCAGAGGAAAAAGAAAAGGGAAAGCAGTGA